A section of the Humulus lupulus chromosome 2, drHumLupu1.1, whole genome shotgun sequence genome encodes:
- the LOC133816153 gene encoding RNA exonuclease 4: MENHAETLRNRCAACYRQFNRMDHLVEHMRISYHSVHEPTCGICRKHCRSFESLREHLIGPLPKQECKSIFSTRGCRFCLSIFDSSYSVRVHQERCQLSGLNAGVLGRLANLGIRDNLDSINSRGGRGTQVVAMACKMVGGGMDGTLDVCARVCLIDQNENIIFHTYVKPTIPITNYRYETTGIRAEYLRDAMPLRQVQTKIHEFLCNGEPMWRIRPRGGKARILVGHGLDHDLDRLQIEYPSLMIRDTAKYPPLMKTSKLSNSLKYLTQAYLGYDIQIGIQDPYEDCVATIRLYNRMRAQNHRAEDYPLASDPQNRNNFASWRQSELERMSPEQMLDISRSDYYCWCLDSN; encoded by the exons ATGGAGAATCATGCAGAAACTCTCAG gaACAGGTGTGCAGCATGCTATAGACAGTTTAACAGAATGGATCATCTAGTGGAGCACATGAGAATATCATATCACTCAGTTCATGAACCCACCTGTGGAATCTGCAGGAAACACTGCAGATCATTCGAGTCTTTAAGGGAACATCTTATTG GGCCACTGCCAAAGCAAGAATGTAAAAGCATATTCAGCACGAGAGGATGCAGATTCTGCTTGTCCATATTTGACAGCTCTTATTCTGTCAGAGTTCATCAAGAGAGATGTCAACTCTCTGGTCTCAATGCT GGAGTACTTGGTCGGTTGGCAAATTTAGGAATCCGAGACAATCTGGATAGCATAAATAGCAGAGGTGGTAGAGGCACACAAGTGGTGGCAATGGCTTGCAAAATGGTTGGGGGTGGCATGGATGGCACACTTGATGTGTGCGCAAGGGTCTGCCTCATTGATCAAAATGAAAACATTATATTCCATACTTATGTCAAGCCCACCATTCCTATCACTAACTACAG GTATGAAACAACAGGCATTCGTGCTGAGTATTTAAGGGACGCTATGCCACTGAGACAAGTGCAGACTAAGATTCATGAGTTCCTGTGTAATGGGGAACCCATGTGGAGGATCCGACCCAGAGGTGGTAAAGCTAGGATTCTTGTAGGTCACGGTTTGGATCATGACCTCGATCGTCTCCAGATTGAGTATCCATCACTTATGATCAG GGATACTGCCAAATATCCTCCCCTGATGAAAACAAGCAAGCTCAGCAACTCACTCAAGTATCTGACTCAAGCATATCTTGG TTATGACATCCAAATTGGAATTCAAGACCCTTATGAGGATTGTGTTGCGACAATAAGGCTTTACAATCGAATGAGAGCACAGAATCACAGAGCGGAGGACTATCCATTGGCTTCTGACCCTCAAAATCGCAACAACTTTGCTTCGTGGAGACAATCTGAGCTTGAAAGAATGAGCCCTGAACAAATGTTGGATATCTCTAGGTCTGATTACTACTGTTGGTGCTTGGACTccaattaa